In Coriobacteriaceae bacterium, a single window of DNA contains:
- the pth gene encoding aminoacyl-tRNA hydrolase gives MAAAQPLKIRMVAGLGNPGDEYAETRHSAGFKAIDELARQAGVTYWKNQAGAEVALININDPEEEGGKRQIVLVKPQSYMNTSGGPISKLCREYKIKAEELLVIHDELDIPAGDVRVKVGGGHAGHNGLRSIIDKMGSRDFSRIRTGIGNPPGKMAVADYVLKQLRAREAEDFQDTCARAADAAGLAIVHGVIYARDHVNGAASANGKH, from the coding sequence ATGGCAGCTGCACAGCCGCTTAAGATTCGCATGGTTGCCGGACTTGGCAACCCGGGCGATGAGTATGCCGAGACCCGCCACAGCGCTGGCTTCAAAGCAATCGACGAGTTGGCCCGTCAGGCCGGTGTCACGTACTGGAAAAACCAGGCCGGCGCCGAGGTCGCGCTCATCAACATCAACGACCCCGAGGAAGAGGGCGGCAAGCGTCAGATTGTGCTGGTCAAGCCACAGTCGTACATGAATACCTCGGGCGGTCCCATCTCCAAGCTTTGCCGCGAGTACAAAATCAAGGCCGAGGAGCTGCTCGTGATCCACGATGAGCTCGATATTCCCGCCGGCGACGTACGCGTTAAGGTGGGCGGCGGCCATGCTGGCCACAACGGGCTGCGTTCCATCATCGACAAGATGGGCAGCCGCGACTTCAGCCGCATCCGCACCGGCATCGGCAACCCTCCCGGCAAGATGGCTGTCGCTGACTACGTGCTCAAGCAGCTGCGCGCCCGCGAGGCCGAGGACTTCCAGGATACCTGCGCCCGCGCCGCAGACGCCGCCGGCCTGGCGATCGTGCACGGCGTAATCTACGCCCGCGATCACGTCAACGGCGCCGCTTCCGCCAACGGCAAGCACTAA
- a CDS encoding ribose-phosphate pyrophosphokinase, whose amino-acid sequence MPINDPEKSENMRKSIRVYSGSSNRPLAQKIAEYLGVELSGLTLKQFANGEIYARYDETVRGADVFLIQSVAGGNVNDMLMELLIATDAAKRASARSITAVITHYGYARQDRKAGPREPITARLVANLLERAGVNRIITLDLHQGQIQGFFDIPVNHLSALPLFGQYYNDMHFDTDNLVVVSPDVGRAKAAKKLSDMLGCDLAIAHKGRPRHNAAEVMGIIGDIKGKTCIINDDMIDTAGTLCANVKELKAMGAGDIYVCATHGIFSGPAIERLNDAPIVECLVTDAIPVEVGGKIKTISVAEEFAQAISAVYHEEPVSTLVGGDFAL is encoded by the coding sequence ATGCCGATTAATGATCCCGAGAAGTCGGAGAATATGCGCAAGTCCATCCGCGTGTATTCCGGTTCCTCCAACCGTCCCCTCGCTCAGAAGATCGCTGAGTACCTTGGGGTCGAGCTTTCGGGCCTTACGCTAAAGCAGTTCGCCAATGGTGAGATTTACGCCCGCTACGACGAGACCGTCCGCGGCGCCGACGTCTTCCTGATTCAGTCCGTGGCCGGCGGCAACGTCAACGACATGCTCATGGAGCTGCTCATCGCCACCGACGCTGCCAAGCGCGCATCCGCCCGCTCCATCACCGCCGTCATCACCCACTACGGCTATGCCCGCCAGGACCGCAAGGCCGGCCCGCGCGAGCCCATCACCGCCCGCCTCGTCGCCAACCTGCTCGAGCGCGCCGGCGTCAACCGCATCATCACCCTCGACCTGCACCAGGGTCAGATCCAGGGCTTCTTCGACATCCCGGTTAACCACCTGTCCGCACTGCCGCTGTTTGGCCAGTACTACAACGACATGCACTTCGACACCGACAACCTGGTTGTCGTCTCCCCCGACGTGGGTCGTGCCAAGGCCGCCAAGAAGCTGTCCGACATGCTCGGCTGCGACCTGGCCATCGCCCACAAGGGTCGTCCGCGCCACAACGCCGCCGAGGTCATGGGCATCATCGGTGACATCAAGGGCAAGACCTGCATCATCAACGACGACATGATCGACACCGCTGGCACCCTGTGCGCCAACGTCAAGGAGCTCAAGGCTATGGGCGCTGGCGATATCTACGTGTGCGCCACCCACGGCATCTTCTCCGGTCCGGCCATCGAGCGTCTGAATGACGCCCCCATCGTCGAGTGCCTCGTCACCGACGCCATTCCCGTCGAGGTCGGCGGCAAGATCAAGACCATCTCGGTCGCCGAGGAGTTCGCTCAGGCCATCTCCGCCGTTTACCACGAGGAGCCCGTCTCCACGCTCGTCGGCGGCGACTTCGCGCTGTAG
- the glmU gene encoding bifunctional UDP-N-acetylglucosamine diphosphorylase/glucosamine-1-phosphate N-acetyltransferase GlmU — protein MDATAIILAAGEGTRMKSNHCKVSHKILGKPMVQWIVDATIKAGCSRVVVVIGSHADEMRALIDGAYANSATKVECVEQTERLGTGHAVKVALEACGITQGPVVVLNGDLPLITADTVAKFAQTVATGELACTVMTMTPPDPFGYGRIKLGADGQIERIIEQKDCTPEQAATLLECNAGCYAFDGAQLAAHIDEIGNDNAQSEYYLPDMLEILKGHGQAVSIFHCDDYRDGLGVNSRIQLAQLTAIARDRINEHWMAEGVTFIDPTQAWIGPDATIGRDTVVWPQTHLIGHVTVGEECQLGPNSRLTDTTVGSGCTIDETIAIEAVIENGVDCGPRAYLRPGTHMLDGSKAGTHVEIKKSTIGEGSKVPHLSYIGDTTMGAGVNVGAGSITCNYDGVHKHKTVIGKDAFIGSDTMMVAPAQIGDGALVAAGSVITEPVPADALGLGRARQVNIEGWAADYRRRLREDDEV, from the coding sequence ATGGACGCAACCGCAATTATCCTCGCCGCCGGCGAGGGCACCCGCATGAAGTCGAACCACTGCAAGGTTTCGCACAAGATCCTGGGTAAGCCAATGGTCCAGTGGATCGTCGACGCCACCATCAAGGCCGGCTGCAGCCGCGTCGTGGTCGTCATCGGCAGCCACGCCGACGAGATGCGCGCCCTTATCGACGGCGCCTACGCCAACAGCGCCACCAAGGTCGAGTGCGTCGAGCAGACCGAGCGCCTGGGCACCGGCCACGCCGTAAAGGTCGCGCTCGAGGCCTGCGGCATCACGCAAGGCCCCGTCGTCGTGCTCAACGGCGACCTGCCGCTCATCACCGCCGACACCGTCGCCAAATTCGCGCAGACCGTCGCTACCGGCGAGCTCGCCTGCACCGTCATGACCATGACCCCGCCCGACCCCTTCGGCTACGGCCGCATCAAGCTGGGTGCCGACGGCCAGATCGAGCGCATCATCGAGCAGAAGGACTGCACGCCCGAGCAGGCCGCCACGCTGCTCGAGTGCAACGCCGGCTGCTACGCCTTCGACGGCGCTCAGCTTGCCGCGCATATCGACGAGATCGGCAACGACAACGCGCAGTCCGAGTACTACCTGCCCGACATGCTCGAGATCCTCAAGGGTCACGGCCAGGCGGTCTCCATCTTCCACTGTGACGACTACCGCGACGGCCTGGGCGTCAACAGCCGCATCCAGCTCGCGCAGCTCACCGCCATCGCGCGCGACCGCATCAACGAGCACTGGATGGCCGAGGGCGTTACGTTCATCGACCCCACGCAGGCCTGGATCGGCCCCGACGCCACCATCGGCCGCGACACCGTCGTGTGGCCGCAGACGCACCTGATCGGCCACGTCACCGTGGGCGAGGAGTGCCAGCTCGGCCCCAACAGTCGCCTCACCGACACCACCGTCGGCAGCGGCTGCACCATCGATGAGACCATCGCCATCGAGGCCGTCATCGAGAACGGCGTCGACTGCGGCCCGCGCGCCTACCTGCGCCCGGGCACCCATATGCTCGACGGTTCCAAGGCCGGCACACACGTGGAGATCAAGAAGTCCACGATCGGCGAGGGCTCCAAGGTTCCGCACCTGTCCTACATCGGCGACACCACCATGGGCGCCGGCGTCAACGTGGGCGCGGGCTCCATCACCTGCAACTACGACGGCGTGCACAAGCACAAGACCGTCATCGGCAAGGATGCCTTCATCGGTTCCGACACCATGATGGTCGCGCCCGCCCAGATCGGCGACGGCGCGCTCGTTGCCGCCGGCTCCGTCATCACCGAGCCGGTCCCGGCAGACGCGCTCGGACTGGGCCGCGCCCGTCAGGTAAATATTGAGGGCTGGGCCGCCGATTATCGCCGCCGTCTGCGCGAGGACGACGAGGTATAA
- a CDS encoding energy-coupling factor transporter transmembrane protein EcfT: MRGESGNEPVAAFSMSHPAVPALYMVLTLGLTMFSMQPVLIALSLAGGLAYGFATRGAARTLGALRWQLPVILIIAVLNPLFSASGSTELFRIGMRAVYLESMVYGLCMGGLFVASVLWFEAAASMLEYDKVLALLGNAAPVIALMISMCMRLIPQFLRRGRTVLAVQDAIDVPGRAPADPVRSRLRASSVLMGWGMEDSLERADAMRSRGWGAATRRTTYARYRLGRGDVAALVGLALFGVATTAVAWTAMAQYSFYPQLSVPAPWLGYVVYAAWMALPCVLYAIDEKRFG; this comes from the coding sequence ATGCGAGGGGAATCGGGCAACGAACCCGTCGCGGCATTTTCGATGTCGCATCCGGCGGTGCCAGCGCTCTACATGGTGCTGACGCTGGGACTCACTATGTTCTCGATGCAGCCGGTGCTGATTGCGCTGTCGCTTGCGGGCGGGCTGGCGTACGGGTTTGCGACGCGCGGCGCCGCGCGCACGTTGGGGGCGCTTCGCTGGCAGCTGCCGGTGATTTTGATCATCGCGGTGCTCAATCCGCTGTTTAGCGCCTCGGGCTCGACGGAGCTGTTCCGTATTGGCATGCGTGCGGTGTATCTAGAGAGCATGGTTTACGGCCTGTGCATGGGCGGGCTGTTTGTGGCGAGCGTGCTGTGGTTTGAGGCGGCGGCGTCGATGCTCGAATACGACAAGGTGCTCGCACTGTTGGGCAACGCCGCGCCGGTGATCGCGCTCATGATCTCGATGTGCATGCGGCTTATCCCGCAGTTTTTGCGCCGCGGTCGTACGGTGCTGGCGGTGCAGGATGCGATTGATGTGCCTGGCCGCGCGCCGGCCGACCCCGTGCGCTCGCGCCTGCGGGCATCGAGCGTGTTGATGGGCTGGGGCATGGAAGATTCGCTGGAGCGCGCGGACGCTATGCGCTCCCGTGGGTGGGGCGCCGCGACACGCCGCACGACGTACGCGCGGTATCGGCTGGGGCGCGGCGATGTTGCCGCGCTGGTTGGGCTTGCGCTGTTTGGCGTGGCCACGACGGCAGTGGCGTGGACCGCGATGGCGCAGTATTCGTTTTACCCGCAACTATCGGTGCCGGCGCCGTGGCTGGGCTATGTCGTATATGCGGCCTGGATGGCGCTGCCCTGCGTGCTGTACGCGATTGACGAGAAGAGGTTTGGCTGA
- a CDS encoding ATP-binding cassette domain-containing protein yields the protein MTQLDSCSVTGVACGSDVPAIEVRGLSFTYPGAEALVLDGLDWSVPQGAFALLVGGTGSGKSTLLSLLKPEISPTGECAGELFVLGESVADMDVRASAERVGYVFQDPENQIVCETVWHEMAFGLENLGMSRDEMRRRVAETSYFFGLEDWLHRDTDTLSGGRKQLLSLAAVLALRPRVLLLDEPTSQLDPVAEKSFLHALFRVNRELGCTVVMATHQPRPMLEYATCAYRIEGGRVCEVADIVSLGYREELFSGEVPGWGASRRTKNGVFSSASGQPGSLDPRGGAPGAKKGLKSDKSAEFGAQILPQGDSGAPSRAGGCRILPKMHAGPATTLAGSWFRYDRASGWVLRGLDASFSAGAVHAVVGGNGCGKSTMLSVLAKTVKLQRGHMERGAGSAALLPQNPKALLVAETVRDELMEWASTCGYDEAVACERAASLGLSGLDGRHPYDLSGGQRQLLALAKLLLIGPELLLLDEPTKGLDLASRRIIAHALRDHAKAGGTVIMATHDLDFAEQVADDVAMMFDGEIACMEPPTDFFADNVFYRA from the coding sequence ATGACCCAGTTGGATAGCTGCTCGGTAACGGGCGTGGCGTGCGGCTCTGATGTACCCGCGATTGAGGTACGGGGCCTGAGCTTTACCTACCCCGGGGCTGAGGCGCTGGTGCTCGACGGGCTCGACTGGTCTGTCCCCCAAGGTGCGTTTGCACTGCTCGTTGGCGGTACCGGGTCGGGCAAGTCGACGCTGCTCTCGCTGCTCAAGCCCGAGATTTCGCCGACGGGTGAATGCGCTGGCGAGCTGTTCGTGCTGGGCGAGAGCGTTGCCGACATGGATGTCCGGGCGTCCGCGGAGCGTGTGGGCTATGTGTTTCAGGACCCCGAGAACCAGATCGTGTGCGAAACCGTGTGGCACGAGATGGCGTTTGGCCTGGAAAACCTAGGCATGTCGCGTGATGAGATGCGCCGTCGCGTGGCCGAGACCAGCTATTTCTTTGGGTTGGAGGATTGGCTCCACCGCGATACCGATACGCTTTCGGGCGGACGCAAACAGCTGCTGTCGCTGGCGGCTGTGCTGGCGTTGCGCCCGCGCGTGCTGCTGCTCGATGAGCCTACGTCCCAACTGGACCCCGTTGCCGAGAAGAGTTTTCTGCATGCGCTGTTTCGCGTGAATCGCGAGTTGGGCTGCACGGTTGTCATGGCGACGCACCAGCCGCGCCCAATGCTCGAATACGCGACGTGCGCGTACCGGATTGAGGGCGGACGCGTGTGCGAGGTGGCTGACATTGTCTCCCTGGGGTACCGTGAAGAGCTGTTTTCTGGCGAGGTGCCGGGGTGGGGTGCCTCGCGGCGTACAAAAAACGGAGTTTTCAGCAGCGCCAGTGGCCAGCCGGGCTCTTTGGACCCGCGCGGGGGCGCTCCGGGTGCAAAAAAAGGACTGAAATCGGACAAATCGGCTGAATTTGGGGCGCAAATACTGCCGCAGGGTGACTCGGGGGCGCCATCGCGCGCCGGTGGATGCCGAATACTCCCAAAAATGCACGCTGGGCCGGCTACCACCCTGGCAGGGAGCTGGTTTCGCTACGATCGGGCGTCCGGCTGGGTGCTGCGTGGGCTCGATGCGTCGTTCTCGGCTGGCGCGGTGCATGCGGTTGTGGGTGGTAACGGCTGCGGGAAGTCGACAATGCTTTCGGTGCTGGCCAAGACGGTCAAGTTGCAGCGTGGGCATATGGAGCGCGGGGCGGGATCGGCAGCGCTGCTGCCTCAGAACCCCAAGGCGTTGCTGGTTGCCGAGACGGTGCGCGACGAGCTGATGGAATGGGCTTCGACCTGCGGATATGACGAGGCTGTGGCGTGTGAGCGCGCGGCGAGCCTGGGGCTGTCGGGCCTGGATGGGCGCCACCCGTACGATCTTTCGGGCGGACAACGTCAACTGCTTGCGTTGGCAAAGCTGCTTCTGATTGGCCCCGAGCTGCTATTGCTCGATGAGCCCACCAAGGGTTTGGACCTGGCCAGCCGCCGCATCATCGCTCACGCCCTGCGTGACCATGCGAAGGCTGGCGGCACCGTCATCATGGCCACGCACGATCTGGATTTTGCCGAGCAGGTTGCCGACGACGTTGCCATGATGTTCGACGGTGAGATTGCCTGCATGGAGCCGCCCACCGACTTTTTTGCCGACAACGTGTTTTATAGGGCGTGA
- a CDS encoding ECF transporter S component, with protein sequence MTDYRVARLLAKLEIPLLLAVPAVMAAALLAGVEQAALAMLVVVALVLALFFAGYEASRPGLRQIMPTLVLAALAAAGRILFGPIPDFKPVSAIAIIAGATLGRRNGFMVGALAALTSNFFFGQGMWTPWQMYAWGLVGYVGGALAHAGAFDRADDTVRMPALMAYGFASGLLYGVVINAYDIIGFVQPLTWAGAVARLATAVPFDITHGLATCVFLAALYKPWCRRINRVVVKYGL encoded by the coding sequence ATGACGGATTATCGCGTCGCGCGCCTGCTCGCAAAACTGGAGATTCCGCTGCTGCTGGCGGTTCCCGCGGTGATGGCTGCGGCGTTGCTGGCAGGCGTTGAGCAGGCGGCGCTTGCCATGCTTGTCGTGGTGGCGCTGGTGCTTGCGTTGTTCTTTGCGGGCTACGAGGCGTCGCGACCGGGCCTGCGCCAGATTATGCCAACGCTGGTTTTGGCGGCGTTGGCCGCGGCGGGGCGCATCTTGTTTGGCCCCATTCCCGACTTTAAACCCGTGAGTGCCATCGCCATTATCGCCGGGGCGACGCTCGGTCGTCGTAACGGCTTTATGGTCGGTGCGCTGGCGGCGCTGACCAGCAACTTCTTTTTTGGACAGGGCATGTGGACGCCATGGCAGATGTATGCCTGGGGTCTGGTTGGCTATGTTGGCGGCGCGCTGGCGCATGCGGGCGCGTTCGACCGTGCGGATGACACCGTGCGCATGCCGGCGCTGATGGCGTACGGTTTTGCTTCGGGCCTGCTCTACGGCGTGGTAATCAACGCCTACGACATCATCGGTTTTGTGCAGCCGCTCACGTGGGCGGGAGCCGTGGCGCGTCTTGCCACGGCGGTGCCGTTCGATATCACACACGGCCTTGCGACCTGCGTGTTTTTGGCCGCCCTGTACAAGCCCTGGTGTCGCCGCATCAACCGAGTCGTCGTGAAGTACGGACTGTAG
- a CDS encoding exodeoxyribonuclease III has product MPQTYTFASWNVNGLRAVLKKDPSFIQIAQELDVDILALQETKLQEGQVDIDLPGYHQTWSYAERKGYSGTAVFSRQEPLRVLRADALLPYASEGEAAELVAQAATEGRVCALEFDKFWFVDVYTPNAQNELARIDVRMAWDDAYRGFLSALERETGKSVVTCGDFNVAHEEIDLKNPKSNRGNAGFSDEERGKFTELLNAGFTDTWRAANPNVEGVYSWWSYRFNARKNNAGWRIDYFLVSDSIATNVRDTGVRGDIFGSDHCPVTLTLEL; this is encoded by the coding sequence ATGCCTCAGACTTACACTTTCGCCTCGTGGAACGTCAACGGCCTGCGCGCCGTGCTCAAAAAGGACCCGAGCTTTATCCAGATCGCGCAAGAACTCGACGTCGATATCCTGGCGCTGCAGGAGACCAAGCTGCAAGAGGGCCAGGTCGATATTGACCTGCCCGGCTATCACCAAACCTGGAGCTACGCCGAGCGTAAAGGCTATTCGGGCACCGCAGTCTTTAGCCGCCAGGAACCGCTGCGCGTGCTACGCGCCGACGCACTGCTACCCTACGCCAGCGAGGGCGAGGCGGCCGAGCTCGTCGCCCAAGCCGCAACCGAGGGCCGCGTCTGCGCGCTCGAGTTCGACAAGTTTTGGTTCGTGGATGTCTACACGCCCAACGCCCAAAATGAGCTCGCGCGCATCGATGTGCGCATGGCCTGGGACGATGCCTATCGCGGCTTTTTGAGCGCGCTTGAGCGCGAGACCGGCAAGTCCGTTGTAACCTGCGGCGACTTTAACGTGGCACACGAGGAGATCGACCTTAAGAACCCCAAGTCCAACCGCGGCAACGCCGGCTTTTCGGACGAGGAACGCGGCAAGTTTACCGAGCTGCTCAACGCCGGGTTTACCGATACCTGGCGCGCGGCAAACCCCAACGTCGAGGGCGTCTACAGCTGGTGGAGCTACCGCTTTAATGCCCGCAAGAACAACGCAGGCTGGCGCATCGATTATTTCCTGGTAAGTGATTCAATCGCCACCAACGTTCGCGACACCGGCGTCCGCGGCGACATCTTCGGCAGCGACCACTGCCCCGTCACCCTCACACTAGAGCTCTAG
- a CDS encoding NAD-dependent protein deacylase codes for MTQAITDPKQASAALEELFGTHKRVVFFGGAGVSTASGIPDFRSVDGLYHQQFAYPPETMLSHSFYEAHPAEFFDFYRTKMIALGAKPNRCHTKLVELERAGKLNAVVTQNIDGLHQMAGSQRVFELHGSVHRNICQSCGAVYSAEWICSREHEDAAGVPVCPACGGRIKPDVVLYEEPLDERVLTGAVAAIAAADALIVGGTSLVVYPAAGLTRYFTGDTLAICNLAPTDQDANADLLISCDIAAAFAF; via the coding sequence ATGACGCAGGCAATAACGGATCCCAAGCAGGCCTCCGCCGCGCTGGAAGAGCTGTTCGGCACCCACAAGCGCGTGGTCTTCTTTGGCGGCGCGGGTGTTTCCACGGCGAGTGGCATCCCCGATTTCCGCAGCGTGGACGGCCTGTATCACCAGCAGTTTGCCTATCCGCCCGAGACCATGCTCTCGCATAGCTTTTATGAGGCGCATCCGGCCGAGTTCTTCGACTTCTACCGCACCAAGATGATCGCGCTTGGCGCCAAGCCCAACCGCTGCCACACCAAGCTCGTCGAGCTGGAGCGCGCCGGAAAGCTAAATGCCGTGGTGACGCAAAATATCGACGGCCTGCATCAGATGGCCGGCTCGCAGCGTGTGTTTGAGCTGCACGGATCGGTCCATCGAAACATTTGCCAGTCGTGCGGCGCGGTCTATAGCGCCGAGTGGATTTGCTCGCGCGAGCACGAGGACGCCGCGGGTGTGCCCGTGTGCCCTGCGTGCGGCGGGCGCATTAAGCCCGATGTGGTGCTCTACGAGGAGCCGCTCGATGAGCGTGTGCTGACCGGCGCCGTCGCCGCCATTGCCGCGGCCGATGCCCTCATTGTGGGCGGGACCTCGCTCGTGGTGTATCCGGCGGCGGGCCTTACGCGCTACTTTACCGGCGATACGCTGGCCATTTGCAATCTTGCTCCCACCGATCAGGATGCAAATGCCGACCTGCTGATTTCTTGCGACATCGCGGCCGCGTTTGCGTTCTAG
- the folP gene encoding dihydropteroate synthase has protein sequence MANDSKTWRCGKYELSFDRPRIMGVLNVTPDSFSDGGEHFDPDAAIEYGLAMLDAGADIIDVGGESTRPGFTPVNPDEEARRVLPVVRALAKEGAIVSIDTRHVAVAKAAVRCGASIVNDVTGFTDPKMVEFVATSTCGVIVMHAGEVAAPTRTHATVQLDTSAAAFVAEKAREAAAEAAREAEKPARRRRGKLLGEPKTEAKLPGGVVQPSLPFGDPEPAPEPADEQKQEAPAAEEAAPVSEAAATPEPAPEPNDRLAAMMRRSARREEAYVPTSQLRRFTLPDSAPIMRRVMGFLSDQARTLIHAGVSRDRICIDPGPGFGKTANEDIVIQRETAKMASLGYPLMCAVSRKRFVGAVSGVTEAAARDAATFGVCLGAIQAGANIVRVHDVTGFAQFLNGYWAVAKPQPRRAFVAVGSNLGHRCDNIRAARDMIAEIPLTCVSNCSRIYESEPAYETRQDAFANAVIEIKTELAPLVLLDELMKIEAELGRDRSKKTKANGPRTIDLDLLWMDGETHGGKKLRLPHPLIGERDFVLVPLEDLMHDPARFFRYNGVEVKEPEERVGHIVGELGRM, from the coding sequence ATGGCGAACGATAGCAAGACATGGCGGTGCGGAAAGTACGAGCTCAGCTTTGACCGCCCGCGCATCATGGGCGTCCTCAACGTGACGCCCGATTCGTTTAGTGACGGCGGGGAGCACTTCGACCCGGATGCCGCCATCGAGTACGGCCTGGCGATGCTCGACGCCGGCGCCGACATCATCGACGTGGGCGGCGAGTCCACGCGTCCTGGCTTTACCCCGGTCAACCCCGACGAGGAGGCTCGCCGCGTGCTGCCTGTGGTACGCGCGCTGGCCAAAGAGGGTGCCATCGTCTCGATCGACACGCGCCACGTGGCGGTTGCCAAGGCGGCCGTGCGCTGCGGCGCCTCGATCGTCAACGACGTGACGGGCTTCACCGACCCCAAGATGGTCGAATTTGTCGCGACGAGCACCTGCGGTGTCATCGTGATGCACGCCGGCGAGGTCGCGGCGCCCACGCGCACGCATGCAACGGTGCAGCTCGATACCTCTGCTGCGGCGTTTGTTGCCGAGAAGGCACGCGAGGCGGCCGCGGAGGCTGCGCGCGAGGCCGAGAAGCCTGCCCGCCGTCGCCGTGGCAAGTTGCTGGGCGAGCCCAAGACGGAGGCCAAGCTGCCGGGCGGCGTGGTGCAGCCCTCGTTGCCGTTTGGCGATCCGGAGCCCGCGCCCGAGCCCGCGGACGAGCAGAAGCAGGAGGCACCGGCCGCCGAAGAGGCCGCCCCTGTCTCCGAGGCCGCCGCGACCCCTGAGCCCGCGCCGGAGCCCAATGACCGCCTGGCAGCCATGATGCGCCGCAGCGCCCGCCGCGAGGAGGCCTACGTGCCCACCTCTCAGCTCCGCCGCTTTACCCTGCCCGATTCGGCGCCCATCATGCGCCGTGTCATGGGCTTTCTGTCCGACCAGGCCCGCACGCTCATCCATGCCGGCGTGTCGCGCGACCGCATCTGCATCGATCCCGGTCCGGGCTTTGGCAAGACGGCCAACGAGGATATCGTCATCCAGCGCGAGACCGCCAAGATGGCGTCGCTGGGCTACCCGCTCATGTGCGCCGTGTCGCGCAAGCGTTTTGTGGGCGCCGTTTCGGGCGTGACCGAGGCCGCTGCGCGCGATGCCGCCACGTTTGGCGTGTGCCTGGGCGCTATCCAGGCCGGTGCCAACATCGTGCGCGTGCACGACGTCACCGGCTTTGCGCAGTTCCTGAACGGTTACTGGGCTGTCGCCAAGCCGCAGCCGCGCCGTGCGTTTGTGGCCGTGGGCTCCAACCTGGGGCATCGTTGCGATAACATCCGCGCCGCACGCGACATGATCGCCGAGATTCCGCTCACCTGCGTGTCCAACTGCTCGCGCATCTACGAGAGCGAGCCGGCCTACGAGACGCGCCAGGACGCATTCGCCAACGCCGTCATCGAGATCAAGACCGAGCTGGCGCCGCTGGTGCTGCTCGACGAGCTTATGAAGATCGAGGCCGAGCTGGGGCGCGACCGCTCCAAGAAGACCAAGGCCAACGGCCCGCGCACCATCGACCTGGACCTGCTGTGGATGGATGGCGAGACCCACGGCGGCAAAAAGCTGCGCCTGCCGCATCCGCTGATCGGCGAGCGCGACTTTGTGCTGGTGCCGCTCGAGGACCTGATGCACGACCCGGCGCGGTTCTTCCGCTACAACGGTGTCGAGGTCAAGGAGCCCGAGGAACGTGTGGGCCATATCGTGGGCGAATTGGGGCGTATGTAG
- a CDS encoding type III pantothenate kinase: MLLAIDMGNTQTAMGLFDGDELVQSWRMPTDRSYTADEIHVRLMGFFKMYGLSLDAVDAIAFAGVVPQLSREWHAVADRIAADAIVIGPQTAAVTKLRAARPQAVGADRVANAVAAETFYGAPAIVVDFGTATNIDVIDEDGYYIGGAIAPGIRISMDALAARAAKLASVPLEAPEHAIGRDTEECIKVGAVMGAAAMAEGLVARMKRELGREDATVIATGGLAGIVADSTDAFDVVDGQLTIKGICEIYRRMQELG, from the coding sequence ATGCTGCTCGCTATCGATATGGGAAACACGCAGACGGCCATGGGCCTGTTTGACGGAGACGAGCTGGTGCAGTCGTGGCGCATGCCCACCGACCGCTCCTATACCGCCGACGAGATCCATGTGCGCCTGATGGGTTTCTTTAAGATGTACGGCCTTTCGCTCGACGCGGTCGACGCGATCGCCTTTGCCGGCGTGGTGCCGCAGCTCTCGCGCGAATGGCACGCCGTAGCCGACCGCATTGCCGCGGACGCCATCGTCATTGGGCCGCAGACGGCCGCCGTGACCAAGCTGCGTGCGGCGCGCCCCCAGGCTGTGGGCGCCGACCGCGTCGCCAACGCCGTTGCGGCCGAAACTTTCTACGGCGCGCCGGCAATCGTGGTGGACTTTGGCACCGCGACCAATATCGACGTCATCGATGAGGACGGTTATTACATTGGCGGAGCGATCGCGCCGGGCATCCGCATCTCCATGGACGCGCTTGCCGCCCGTGCCGCCAAGCTCGCCAGCGTTCCGCTCGAGGCGCCGGAGCACGCCATCGGCCGCGATACCGAGGAGTGCATCAAGGTCGGCGCCGTGATGGGCGCCGCCGCCATGGCCGAGGGCCTGGTCGCGCGCATGAAGCGCGAGCTGGGCCGCGAGGATGCCACCGTTATCGCCACGGGCGGTCTCGCCGGCATCGTCGCCGATTCGACCGATGCCTTCGACGTGGTCGACGGGCAGCTCACCATCAAGGGCATCTGCGAAATCTACCGCCGCATGCAGGAGCTGGGGTAA